The Coccidioides posadasii str. Silveira chromosome 2, complete sequence genomic interval TTTTCCTTGTGCCTCCATCTTACACGCTAAATTCGGCTTTTCTCCAAATGCAGGACGTTCAGGATTTCTCAGCGAGTTCAGCCATCCTTTCTCGCGTTCGTTCGCGACCATAACAGCAGTTTTGTAGATGTATTTTGCGCGGTATCCGAATCCAAGTTCTCTGAGACGAGCCTCAACTCCCTGGCCAATCAACGCTGAAGGAGGTGGGAAGCCGTGATACGGTTGTTTATCAATGTGGCCAATTAATGGACCATAATTGGTGCATAACTTTTCCACCATTTGCGAGATGCGAGCtatgttgttgttgctgctgcagATAAATGACACTAGAGCCTCCCATGCATCCTGTCGTAGGATTCGAATCCCAGTAAATTGCAAAGCCTTCTTTTTGAAGTTCTTATCAGCTTCTGCCCACTGCTCATACAAGCCAGAGAGATTCGGCTCCAAGTTAAAATAATGACGAATCAATGCTTCCGTGTCATCATTGGTCTTTTGGCCCGTTGCAAGATTTCCTCTGGCTCTGGGGAACAGGGATCTATAGTGTAGATGATCCGCATCTTGACGCAAGGAGACAATCCGGCCATGTAACACGCAGCTCCATTCGTCTTCTGCTGATTTTCTCCATCTGATGCCGGTCAACACTTGTCTGTTGGCTGGTCGTTCTTGGACAAAATCTCACCTAAATGTTTGGCCGCAGCGAAGAGTCGTATTAATGCAAAGTTCGGTAAGGCTTACTGGAAGCTTGCGCCATTCTGAAAAGTGCCCGATGGACATTGTGAAAAGCTCTCTCCATCCCTTCGCTGCAGCCACCCGGGCGTCGAGGTCGGACAAAAACAGGCCGTGAGGGCCTGGCGAATCAGGACCACAAGGATATGATTATGTAACACTTTCTTTATCAGCAATTAAAGTTTTAGATTAACCTAAAAGAGCCTAGTGTGGCTGGAACATGAAGCTGGGAGAACATCATCTTTTGATCTGTCTTGCAGATGCGCAATCGAAGATTTTCAGCACCGAGCAGATTCATGAGGACAAGGAATAGCAGGTTTCTCTGACCTTTTCTAAAATTTCCTATCCCTTCATTCGCTTTTCCCAGAGTCCACTCCCCTTTATCTGTGCTTCAAAATCCCGCAATTTTGTGTCATTACTCGACGGCAACCTCCTGATCCTGGTCAGACAGGATGAACGGCGAGGCCTACAGCTCGAGAGGTATGAGCTATTTCAGAGGAGGCTTCTGTTGACTGGTATCAATTGAAACTAACAAAGTGCTCAGATACCGGACGGTCGAGAGACTACTACGTAAGAATGCGCATCACCTAGAACGTGTTCTGTGCTGCTTTGCTTactgttttcttttcccacAGGGCTCTCGTTCCGAGCGAGATGATCGAAGGGATCGCGGCGACCGTGGAGATAGACGCGATAGAGACCGGAGACGATCTAGGTCTCCGCACCACAGTTCCCGTTCCTCGCGTCGCGATCATGAGTTAGATTCGTATTCCAGCAGTCGCGATTATCGCGCACGGGAGCGAGAGGATCGATATAGCCGACGTGATGACCGAGACTGGGATCGAGATAGGGGCGATAGAAGACGTGATAGACGCGAAGACGATGAGAGACCTTCGCGACGGGAACGCGAGCTTTTTGATGACCGGCCTCGTAGGGACCGTGGAGGCAGAGACAGGCGAAGAAGCCAGAGCCCTGCACAACGAAAGAAGGAACCTACTCCGGATCTGACGGACGTTGTGCCGATTCTGGAACGGAAACGGCGGCTGACTCAATGGGATATAAAACCTCCAGGTTACGAAAATGTTACCGCCGAGCAGGCGAAACTCTCAGGTTTGTTAAGACTGAATACTACCATAAATGATTGTAAAGCCATCTAACAATTCCCACAGGCATGTTCCCCCTTCCAGGCGCACCACGTCAGCAGGCAGTCGATCCCAGTCGTTTGCAAGCGTTTATGAATCAGCCAGGGGGAAATGCAAGCAATACGCTCCTCAAGCCCTCAAATTCTCGACAGGCCAAACGGCTCTTTGTTTACAATTTAtctccatctctttctgAAGATTCTATTGCACAATTTTTTAACCTACAGTTGAATGGTCTAAACGTTGTCAGCGGTGTTGATCCATGTGTGTCGGCACAGCTGTCAACTGATGGGACATTCGCCCTGCTGGAGTTCAAAACCGCGGCCGATGCCACCGTTGCATTGGCTTTCGACGGTGTCTCAATGGAACCCGATGATGCCAACGGCCACACAAACGGATCGAGCCAAGGTCTTTCTATTCGGAGGCCGAAAGATTATATCGTACCATCCGAAACGGACGATTCGAACCGTCAAGAGGGCGTCGTTTCAAATGAAGTCCCCGACTCTCCCAATAAGATATGCGTTACGAACATTCCTCCATTcattcaagaagaacagGTAACAATGCTTCTGGTATCATTCGGCGAGCTGAAGTCCTTTATACTGGTCAAGGACAGCGGAACCGATGAATCTAGGGTATGTTGAAAATTTCTCCATAGTTCCCGTGAAGAAGACTTAACACCGTGTTTTAGGGCATTGCTTTCTGCGAATACGTCGACCCCTCATCCACCAACATTGCAGTCGAGGGTTTGAATGGCATGGAACTCGGTGATAAACGGCTGAAGGTAACCCGAGCTAGCATTGGGGCTACCCAGGCTGCTGGTCTTGATATGGGTGTAAATGCTATGTCAATGTTTGCCAAAACGACATCTCAAGATCTTGAAACTGGTCGAGTTTTGCAGTTGCTCAATATGGTTACGGCTGAGGAACTGATGGACAACGATGACTACGAAGGTATGATatgatatctttctcttttacAGGGACTCGCCAATTCTAACACTTTCTAGAAATCTGCGACGACGTTCGCGACGAGTGTTCAAAATATGGACAAGTCCTTGAGATGAAGGTTCCACGGCCTACTGGTGGCAGTCGGCAGTCAGCCGGTGTTGGAAAAATCTACGTAAAATTCGACAATTACGAGTCTGCCTATAAAGCAATGAAGGCGTTGGCGGGACGTAAGTTCCAGGACCGGACAGTCGTGACTACATTTTTTTCAGAGGTGAGCTTTTTTATACATTCTGCCGATCACAAATCTTGTCGCTCACAACTCCACGTAGGAAAATTTCGATGTCGGTGCTTGGTGATTACACCGCCCCTGAGAGGAGTTAAGTTTTCCAAATCTATCGGTGGTGCTACCCATTCTATTCGAAGTTTGACGATATTATCGGGGTTCCGTTTTCAGCTTAAGGTATAAGCTCTTGTTCATGTTTGCGGGAAAATGGCTAAACGAACGCTTGTATTGCAACAGTGTAGTATAATGAAAATCACAGTTAAAACTTCCCAGTATAGTGTCGTTCATAGTATGCGAAGCTCAGGCGGTAGGAAAGCTTTGATCGTCTCGCAACTAGCACTTTGCAACATCACACCGCGGTTTAGATGGATGTTCGCCGGGCCTTGGAACAGATAGCGGATCTCAGTAAACATCTGGCCGTAATCCAGACGTTCAAAGTGAACCGGAGGGTCAAGGTATTCCCACCGTGCTCGTGAGATAACTAACAATATCCAAACTCGAGGGCAAGGAATGTGCCGTcgtatacggagtagttggGTTAGCTAGGTGGGCGCATTCACACAGTTCTCACTGCACCGTGGCGGACGGATTGGGTAAACTCGCCAAAAAAGTTCAAGGTTTCTGTTTACAATGTCAACCATCCGTCTCGAAAACATTATCTGCCTGCGCAGACGAAGGGGCAATGTAGCAAAGATCCAATCGAAAAGACTTTGCAGATCTCCCCAAAATCAACCGCGGCTCAGTTGAGTCCCTTCGCGATTCGAGAAACCTGGAACGTGAAGATTTGgctctttaaaaaaaaaatatttctGCGAGGTTTTTTTCCGCACGGATAGTATAGTTATAGAGTGTCCCTCGTGCCATGATTGCAGATGAGAAACTCTTTGTGATTGCTTTTCAATCGACATTGacatatgtactccgtagcaaTCTGCGTTATTTCCCACACATCAGGTGTGAAGCCGAGTGAACCAGGAGTCTCTGGGGTTTAGAATGGCATCGGCGGATATTCAGCCTTTTCGGTCAGCGAGTAGTCGAATGCGAGCTAGCTTCAACGCCAAGTGATCGATGAGGATGTGTGAAAGTATGCTATTGCATGTGTGAAGACActctcttcaaaaaaaaaaaaaaaaaagggattCCAACTTGCAACAAGAATTGTAAACTCGAATGCCATGGTTGGCGATGACGGAGCATTCACATGATATTTTATGCTTGTTTTAGATCGACGATCTGTTCGACGCCGAGGCTTTCGGCTTCAACCTTCCTAGAGTTGGCGGTGAACCTCTCGGGCACGAAGGATCCGATGTTCATGTTGCGCATGCTTGAAAAGCCCAATTTTGTCTTTCCACAATGAGCTGTCGAGTCCAGAACATGGCGTAGCTGAAGGTTATGCAACCGAATTCATCGTGCCAGCCGAAGGGATCCGTCCAACCCCAGCCATGATCTTGCGTCACATTCCCCATCCAAGGGACGGGAACCCGATTGTCCAGGATGGGAGCTCGAGAAATGGGAACACAACGTCCCACAGGCACCTGTAGGTCAAGCTAGGCTTCCCGCTTCCCCCACGGGGAAATATCCACGGCCTCATTCCAGACATCTTCTGGAGATGGAGTTCTATCGAGCATCAACGCGAATCGCAACGTCCCGCTTGAAAAGAGCGGGTGCATTAGTGTCAATAGCTTCTTCATAACTGCGTCGGTGACTCAATGGCCGAGATTCAAAGGCGTTGGTTCTTCGCCAAGGGAGGAACAAACCGGGGCTGCTCTGAATTGTCGCTCTGCATCTGCGCTCAGGCTGTGACGAGCTTGACTTTCAATGCTTCAGCTGCCCAGCCGGAGACTGGGAGACTCCACAGGTTCACATGTTTTTGATATGAATTAACGGCTCTTCTGATGACCAGCAGCTGAAGAAAAATTGTCCCTAATGCCGGGAAGGCCTTGCGGCATCTAGCAGGGTGTAGTCAGCGCTCCGAAACCCTATTCATATTCatcactactccgtactccgtagttagttACTCATGTATATGTACTTAACAAGTTCCTCTTCCATGTGCATATGGGCGGGGAAGGCTAACCACAGGGtcctctgtactccgtactccagATCCGAGTCAACGAAACGGTCGTGACACAGAAAATTGCAACTTGCAAGCCGTCCACTACCAGACCCACCACTAATGGCCGTTGGCTACGACTGGCAACCGCAGGATTAGCATATCCTCTCCATATGCGTACGTGGTACAAATGTTGGCTACTCCACAAACTACCAGACTCAGATCTGTAATCCGGAAACATCATTGCAGCACGCCCTTTTTTGCACCGCTCATGGTCCCAACCTTTGAAAGTTCGCCGTCGGTAGCCGAACCCGGCTTTACAACCCGAATTCAAAAACGGAAAATAACTACTGTACATTAGCCTTAACTTGGCGGTTTAGAACCATGGTAGGAGAAACGTGGTGGATCGAGATGAAACAGGACAGTCTCCGCGTTAGTCGAGATGAAAACTTCATTGACTTTCTGCATGTTCAACCGAAAGTCTAAAACGGAGCAAAAATCAGATCGTTGCGCCCCGAGCCAAGAGAGTCACAAAACTCAATTCCACCCGCCCGCCATCTCGATCAACGTGGACTCCCAGGGAAACAAGTCTGACCGTCACGATCATGGGCCATCTCCCACATAGCCTGCGATATGGCCACAGTGTTTTCTATCGATTCATCATCCTTCGCCTCGGTTCACATGTGTGCCATGCTTTCATGAGCAGGATAGAAGTCACTATGTATTTATTATGATGTGAATCTATAACTAGATGTACACAATGTTCAAGTAAAATACGAGATCAGAACTAGCCTCTGCCCCAAGGTTCACGTCTCATCCACTGCGATCCCAATCATGCCGTTGGGGCCAGGTTCCCCGGTGCCTTGGAAGCATCCCCGCTTGCAACTCCGCCCAGGAATGCATATTTtggaggggggaaaaaaaaaaaaaggaaggaaggaaagaaaggaagaagaaattatCCGTCAGGTAACAGTGTAGTATAGTGTTCGAAGGgaagacaaaagaaaaggctcGGCAATGTCTTCCAAAACCCAAAAGGGGCAAAACGCCTATCCATTCCAGTATATCCCAGTTGAGGTATCCAATTCCGCCCACCCATCGCTAACACGATGAatacaagaaaaattatatCAGCAGCCGGCACAGTATTCAAAACAATAATCTGTACAAGGAAACAATAAAGGTATTGGGTTCAGCGGTGTAGAAACGACCGACAAGAATATAAGTAAGTAGGAAGATAACTCAAGTGATTTGAGGCGTCAACATAACGCCACATCCGTTTACCGCTCGGCGGGGTTGCATGAACATATAGCAATATAACACCCACAGTACATTCCCAAAGCGCATTCTATTATGCGAATCATTCGCAAGCGCCATTTCATTTGGGGAAGAAGGGCTGTGGGTTCCATAATAGGCTCGAATATCGCGGATTAAGAGAGGCCCATCCAGCGGGACAGGAAGCACAAGCCCTCAAGGtgaatttttgttttcgtACCAGTGCGCCCCGCCACCTTGGCTTGGAGCAAATGTCGACCGAGGGTCCCAATCCCGGGGAGAAAAGCCACGGGATGCGCTTGGTGGTCGAGGCGTGGAAAAGCTGAGTGGCGGGCTGTTATACTTGGCCTCTCGGGCGAGATTATCAGCAGTTGCGTCAAGCGTGTAGGTAGGTTCACCCATTGTGTAGATAGAATTATCGGAGTCTCGGGCCCGAGAGAGCAGTGGTTCTGGCGATTTTAAGGACTGTTGGCGATCTGCGCTGAGCATCTCATATGCACGACTCTGGGTGCCCGTCACGCGAGCATCCATGGAGACGAATTCCTTGTTTGGACGTAACTTCTCTTTTATCCAATTGAACCAACCTGTAATCATACTAACGTGCCCCAGGAAAACGATAGTCCAAAATCCGCTTAGAGAAAGCAGGATCAAAACTGCCAACATAGCAGCTTCACTGGGTCCGAGGGTGGATGCCTCTGCAACGCATCGATTTCTGTCCCCACCGGCTATGACGAGACATTCGAGCCAGGGTATATGTTTGATCGAATTTTCTGGTGTTCTTCTGGCAGAGTTATCAAGAGATAGAAAAATAATAGTGAAGAAAATGACGTTTGCCAGGATAGTAATCACCACAGCAACGCCTCTCCATTGGAGTTGCAAGACTCTTCTGACGCGGCGGTAGGTTTGACGGGCTGAAAGAGTTCGTACACTCCCCGTATAGGAGGGCAAAGTGGAACTATTATCTGTCGTGGGATTGTTGTCCAGCATGGACTTGACGTAAACTTGTATGCAGTAGCCTAGAGTACCCAGATGGATTATCAGAGTAGCGGCAGCGAAGGCCATTAACGGGCCCCAGAAATCATAAAGCCCTTTGTCGTGGTTGATGTGACATATGCTTCCAAAGCGATAAGAGCTTCCGGTAACCGCTAATGCGACTGTAACACCTGCGATCGGGATACCCCATCCAAACGCCATTGTTGCAATGAAAAATTTCTGGCCAGGTACAACATCCCAGCAAATCTGTAGATGGAGGGATAGGGTACGGCAAAAACCTTCTAGGGCGTTAGCAATCTTATACATAAACGCCCGTTTTCATCTTAACATACTCCATAAGATCACCGACCAGCCGCCGCCCAAAATCAGGGCACTGGTAAAGGCACACGTTATGTCTGATTTCATATCGTTGGGGGTAATCGCATTGTAGCACTGTTGCGGTTGGGCGCCGAGTGGAATTATAAAGGAGAGCTATGTCAAGGTTAGCGTCTGCCAACGAACGAATTCAAGAGCCGTACAAATCCATACCTCCATTAGCATAATTGCAACAATCAGACAGATGCTCAAATAATGGCGATGTGTATATTTAACAGGTAAGACAGCATAAGTGATCAACATAAAGCCGTTCACCACAAAAACAGCCAGTGCAAGCCAGTTGGCAACTGCTGTTTTGTCCATGAAATCTGCCCATCATTGTTAAGAGCGGAATAACATATGAGAATAAAGTAGGATGACGGGGGAAAATACCATCTTTGTATCTCCAATCCACCTGCGGACATGGCAAGCAGCAGGATATATTTCCTTGGATTGCGCAGGACCGACCATGAACAACTAGTAGGGTGCTTCAATATCAGTGGAACAAAGCTCATCAACAAACCATATGAACATAGTTCCGAACTCACATCCCCCTTCCGCTGGGTAAAGATCTTCTTGCAAAAAAGGAACTGGGCAAAGCCCATTTTTACTATAATCCAACGCCATGGTCTATCTCGCCGTCGGGACTTTGGGGTCTTTTGGTTTGTGTTCTTCCCTTTGTTTCCCCCCCAAAAGTTGAACGTATATCACAACAATTGATTCATGGGCGGTAGAGCCGTTGTTGGAGCCCCTCGATGGAGTATTTCAGTGACCCTCTTGGATCCCTCGACGAAGATTTCAACGCTTTAAATTCCAGCACGCACTCCGATCGCTGTGAAGATGA includes:
- the OGG1 gene encoding 8-oxoguanine glycosylase ogg1 (BUSCO:356079at4751~EggNog:ENOG410PIA2~COG:L~BUSCO:7743at33183): MSIGHFSEWRKLPVSLTELCINTTLRCGQTFRWRKSAEDEWSCVLHGRIVSLRQDADHLHYRSLFPRARGNLATGQKTNDDTEALIRHYFNLEPNLSGLYEQWAEADKNFKKKALQFTGIRILRQDAWEALVSFICSSNNNIARISQMVEKLCTNYGPLIGHIDKQPYHGFPPPSALIGQGVEARLRELGFGYRAKYIYKTAVMVANEREKGWLNSLRNPERPAFGEKPNLACKMEAQGKTGYREAHENLLELQGVGPKVADCVCLMGLGWGEAVPVDTHVWQIAQRDYKFGKGKQKSLTKATYDAVGDHFRKLWGKEAGWAHSVLFTADLKVFSDRLTETAQTDKAMRSLSNGNIKEEIKLKTETRVSVKRELADDSTSQPISTAEIVAKERATKRRKTRRG
- a CDS encoding uncharacterized protein (EggNog:ENOG410PJ8F~COG:A) is translated as MNGEAYSSRDTGRSRDYYGSRSERDDRRDRGDRGDRRDRDRRRSRSPHHSSRSSRRDHELDSYSSSRDYRAREREDRYSRRDDRDWDRDRGDRRRDRREDDERPSRRERELFDDRPRRDRGGRDRRRSQSPAQRKKEPTPDLTDVVPILERKRRLTQWDIKPPGYENVTAEQAKLSGMFPLPGAPRQQAVDPSRLQAFMNQPGGNASNTLLKPSNSRQAKRLFVYNLSPSLSEDSIAQFFNLQLNGLNVVSGVDPCVSAQLSTDGTFALLEFKTAADATVALAFDGVSMEPDDANGHTNGSSQGLSIRRPKDYIVPSETDDSNRQEGVVSNEVPDSPNKICVTNIPPFIQEEQVTMLLVSFGELKSFILVKDSGTDESRGIAFCEYVDPSSTNIAVEGLNGMELGDKRLKVTRASIGATQAAGLDMGVNAMSMFAKTTSQDLETGRVLQLLNMVTAEELMDNDDYEEICDDVRDECSKYGQVLEMKVPRPTGGSRQSAGVGKIYVKFDNYESAYKAMKALAGRKFQDRTVVTTFFSEENFDVGAW
- a CDS encoding uncharacterized protein (EggNog:ENOG410PKEB~COG:S~TransMembrane:7 (o62-84i93-113o133-154i174-198o218-241i288-311o354-387i)~BUSCO:4815at33183), translated to MALDYSKNGLCPVPFLQEDLYPAEGGFVHGRSCAIQGNISCCLPCPQVDWRYKDDFMDKTAVANWLALAVFVVNGFMLITYAVLPVKYTHRHYLSICLIVAIMLMELSFIIPLGAQPQQCYNAITPNDMKSDITCAFTSALILGGGWSVILWSFCRTLSLHLQICWDVVPGQKFFIATMAFGWGIPIAGVTVALAVTGSSYRFGSICHINHDKGLYDFWGPLMAFAAATLIIHLGTLGYCIQVYVKSMLDNNPTTDNSSTLPSYTGSVRTLSARQTYRRVRRVLQLQWRGVAVVITILANVIFFTIIFLSLDNSARRTPENSIKHIPWLECLVIAGGDRNRCVAEASTLGPSEAAMLAVLILLSLSGFWTIVFLGHVSMITGWFNWIKEKLRPNKEFVSMDARVTGTQSRAYEMLSADRQQSLKSPEPLLSRARDSDNSIYTMGEPTYTLDATADNLAREAKYNSPPLSFSTPRPPSASRGFSPRDWDPRSTFAPSQGGGAHWYENKNSP